In Plodia interpunctella isolate USDA-ARS_2022_Savannah chromosome 30, ilPloInte3.2, whole genome shotgun sequence, the following proteins share a genomic window:
- the Vps50 gene encoding syndetin — protein sequence MMAEEGVNNRPGPPGVNSRSLSTVHSAADLEVLREIDNVYFSAPHEFDAARHALRHAPSPLSCSAIEDMFAKLKRQQQVVSGKALHLISQQRDSCDREFAEIENIRAHLAQTLQKCREARCSLRNASNHLTMSTFVILANYRKREIIRRVLKSLDLLRRLRSVEKDVANLLNRREYYEAIALILQSRKDAVNHKEYTCIGDLNNRLQDTLDMTEERLDAVLSSLCYDFDGNVFRKLRDAFNLLGKTQAAMEQLHMHYSSAVNESSLESLKRYVGKEQANLEMKFQDMCQMVQSNKAPMCLLNLCENLFLIMKSYYLLVNWHTKHDVEDSSAVSNVFEIEKNVSREYIRQKLNAGLFRIWHDVQAKVSTFLKYSGLEDYPFEKFIQMLGILRKLTQVAEVFCGDKSDVLQDFVKTQSVLYIKNYHRSRMDELKLFLENEGWEQCPVKSTFNLLNLQEFKQFKKHLNPKKDTLISKAQSEGGSSVPSQDDSVYIAKYFNQKTNHNPFEIFRNDNVTNDDIFGLEPELEVSDDTDEEPEELKRDYVEELDKDSIDSNEKPIESPSKIKDSVIVTNTTLSVLRNCGQYLQICRYLPQISLEVVVLMNQLFDYYFYTVHLFFASDLDVASTTLYTAKLNALLKRISNNIDTSNNVGDGDGKTYPYTELPQHLNLNTEDSLHGLSERIVGVESVIFLAKQFDVLQPYLAMIVAPHQLMILEHFRDNTLAVVTDLRLPVYMCSASKAFDARSVLIAMSQVKWDVKNVAVEHSPYVDMVTRRIQVFALRLENVSTKVSLNFEVLNSIWAMVSKFIVHLLVEGFSNATKCSNGGRGLMQLDYRQLFVKLEKISGLKPIPYQDYVDRYVKAYYLPRKGLEDFVKERNEYSNKHLLALVTSACENKRDRQALAAIIEGRDAA from the exons ATGATGGCTGAAGAAGGAGTGAACAACAGGCCTGGGCCACCCGGGGTCAACTCGCGCTCGCTCAGCACTGTCCATTCTGCTGCCGACCTGGAG GTGCTCCGCGAAATAGACAACGTGTACTTCTCAGCGCCGCACGAGTTCGACGCGGCGCGTCACGCGCTGCGGCACGCGCCCAGCCCGCTCTCGTGCTCGGCGATCGAGGACATGTTCGCCAAGCTGAAGAGGCAACAGCAG gtAGTATCAGGTAAAGCACTCCACCTCATCTCGCAGCAGCGCGACAGTTGCGATCGCGAATTCGCCGAAATCGAGAACATTCGCGCGCATCTCGCTCAAACATTGCAAAAATGTAGAGAGGCAAGGTGTTCCCTGCGTAACGCTTCGAATCATTTGACCATGTCCACATTTGTCATATTAGCCAATTATAGGAAGCGCGAAATTATCCGACGCGTGTTAAAATCCTTAGATTTACTCAGACGATTGCGTAGTGTCGAAAAAGATGTCGCTAATCTGTTGAACAGAAGAGAATATTACGAAGCGATTGCATTAATTCTACAAAGCAGGAAAGACGCCGTCAATCACAAAGAATACACTTGCATTGGTGATTTGAATAATAGACTACAGGACACGTTAGATATGACCGAGGAGAGGTTAGACGCCGTATTGTCGTCATTGTGTTATGATTTCGATGGAAATGTTTTTAGAAAGTTACGTGATGCTTTCAATTTGTTAGGTAAGACTCAGGCTGCGATGGAACAACTCCATATGCATTATTCTTCAGCTGTCAACGAATCGTCATTAGAATCATTGAAACGTTACGTAGGTAAGGAGCAAGCAAATTTGGAGATGAAATTTCAGGACATGTGTCAAATGGTACAATCAAATAAAGCGCCTATGTGTCTTTTGAATCTGTGCGAAAATCTGTTTTTGATCATGAAGAGTTACTATCTTCTCGTTAATTGGCATACGAAACACGATGTGGAGGATTCGTCGGCGGTCAGCAACGTTTTTGAGATAGAAAAGAATGTTAGTCGCGAATACATCAGGCAAAAGTTAAACGCTGGTTTGTTTAGGATTTGGCATGATGTACAGGCTAAAGTGTCGACGTTCTTGAAGTATTCCGGTCTGGAGGATTATCCGTTTGAGAAATTCATTCAAATGCTAGGTATTTTGAGGAAGTTAACGCAGGTAGCCGAAGTGTTTTGCGGCGATAAATCGGATGTTTTGCAAGATTTTGTCAAAACTCAAAGcgttttatacataaaaaattatcacaGATCACGTATGGAtgaattgaaattgtttttagaGAACGAAGGTTGGGAACAGTGTCCTGTTAAGTCCAcgtttaatttgttaaatttacaaGAGTTCAAACAGTTCAAGAAGCACTTGAACCCAAAGAAGGATACTTTAATATCGAAAGCTCAATCCGAAGGTGGTTCGTCAGTTCCTTCTCAAGACGACAGTGTATATATagcgaaatattttaatcaaaaaacGAATCACAATCCCTTTGAGATTTTTAGAAACGACAACGTAACAAATGACGATATTTTCGGTCTAGAACCGGAACTGGAAGTGAGCGATGATACAGACGAAGAACCTGAAGAGTTGAAAAGAGATTACGTTGAAGAATTAGATAAAGATTCTATCGATTCCAATGAAAAACCAATAGAAAGCCCATCTAAGATTAAAGACAGCGTTATAGTAACAAACACAACTCTATCAGTTCTTAGGAATTGTGGACAATATCTACAAATCTGTAGGTATCTCCCTCAGATTTCTCTTGAAGTGGTTGTGCTTATGAATCAACTTttcgattattatttttacacggTCCATCTCTTTTTCGCGTCCGATTTAGACGTGGCCTCGACGACATTGTACACAGCAAAGTTGAATGCACTTCTGAAAAGAATCTCAAATAATATAGACACTAGTAATAATGTCGGCGATGGTGATGGTAAAACATATCCATATACAGAATTACCACAGCATCTAAATTTGAATACTGAAGACAGTCTTCACGGTTTAAGCGAAAGAATCGTTGGAGTCGAGAGTGTTATATTTCTCGCGAAACAATTTGATGTATTACAACCGTATTTGGCAATGATAGTAGCTCCACATCAACTTATGATTTTAGAGCATTTCAGAGACAACACTTTAGCTGTGGTCACGGATTTAAGGTTACCAGTTTATATGTGCTCTGCTTCAAAAGCGTTTGACGCCAGGTCGGTGTTGATAGCCATGTCGCAAGTCAAATGGGACGTTAAAAATGTGGCCGTTGAACATTCGCCTTATGTAGATATGGTTACGCGGAGGATTCAAGTGTTCGCGCTGCGTTTGGAGAATGTTTCGACGAAAGTGTCATTGAATTTCGAGGTGTTGAACTCGATTTGGGCTATGGTGTCGAAGTTTATCGTTCATCTGTTGGTGGAAGGGTTTTCAAACGCGACAAAGTGTTCTAATGGCGGTAGAGGACTAATGCAGCTGGATTATAGGCAACTGTTCGTCAAGTTGGAGAAAATATCTGGTCTAAAACCTATACCTTATCAGGATTATGTTGATAGATACGTGAAAGCTTACTATCTGCCTCGTAAAGGTCTAGAAGATTTcgtgaaagaaagaaatgagTATTCGAATAAACATTTGTTAGCGTTAGTTACGTCGGCGTGCGAAAATAAAAGGGATAGGCAAGCATTGGCAGCCATTATAGAAGGCAGAGATGCGGCTTAA
- the LOC128682505 gene encoding uncharacterized protein LOC128682505 isoform X2: MCDVEEPPAKMPQIEMDPKNETNDDGQEEWLSEDMLTDDDNREVDQDKTDSNLETSQEEADETFLDEAMLSAEHSMDSQDTAQSSHADVTQEPETSQENTESKEPAESIEQTLNNLDNDSGDTAVKEQVEPGKSDGNDTDDLLRLLEDNEEKSKKKVLVKTKVKNDVNRGLKNSQSDDSGSSDDEFIFNSTDDAAKTVHSMFAVKNTKSVVKKTTTSTHHAKRQPVTKVLKIGDTTIEPTTKKFTPKRLVKTSQPSKPIIKTIARVNHGPSIRSNGHFNKTPIKKTENKPPPAHDEIIKDEDFMEGDDFDLDDDFTNSDVDSDQQLRRPEQMDEDMPSDMDSQTDSDAMYDDVPSPECDDHSDWFSLDIRTERASDYLPLLGDKALTLLTAEKQQLSVRLSRLSAAAANAGRRARSQAQRLQRASAALADIDDMLNAT; encoded by the exons atgtgtgaCGTTGAGGAGCCTCCAGCGAAAATGCCCCAAATAGAg atggATCCCAAAAACGAAACCAATGATGATGGTCAGGAAGAGTGGCTGAGCGAGGACATGCTCACGGATGATGACAATCGTGAG GTGGATCAAGATAAAACAGACTCGAACCTGGAAACAAGCCAGGAGGAGGCAGACGAGACATTTCTGGACGAAGCAATGCTCAGCGCTGAGCATTCGATGGACAGTCAGGACACAGCGCAGTCAAGCCATGCTGATGTGACCCAAGAGCCAG AGACAAGCCAAGAGAACACAGAATCCAAAGAGCCAGCGGAAAGCATAGAGCAGACTTTGAACAATTTGGATAATGACAGCGGAGACACCGCTGTGAAGGAACAGGTAGAACCGGGGAAGTCTGATGGCAACGACACTGATGACCTACTG AGACTGCTAGAAGACAACGAGGAGAAATCGAAGAAGAAAGTTTTGGTTAAAACAAAGGTTAAAAATGACGTTAACCGGGGATTGAAGAATTCACAGAGTGACGACAGCGGTTCTAGTGATGACGAGTTcatatttaat TCGACAGACGATGCAGCGAAGACGGTGCATTCGATGTTCGCGGTGAAGAATACGAAAAGTGTGGTAAAAAAAACCACGACCTCGACCCACCACGCCAAGAGGCAGCCCGTGACGAAAGTACTTAAAATTGGAGACACGACTATCG aaccTACGACAAAAAAGTTTACGCCCAAACGTTTGGTTAAAACCAGTCAGCCTTCAAAACCAATAATCAAAACTATAGCGCGAGTCAACCACGGGCCATCAATTAGGTCTAATGGCCATTTTAACAAAACCCCCATCAAGAAGACAGAG AACAAGCCACCTCCTGCACATGACGAGATCATCAAAGATGAGGACTTTATGGAAGGAGACGACTTCGATCTGGACGAT GACTTTACCAATTCCGATGTGGATTCGGACCAACAGCTGCGTAGACCGGAACAGATGGATGAAGACATGCCATCAGATATGGACAGTCAGACTGACAGCGATGCTATGTATGAT GATGTCCCATCTCCGGAGTGCGATGACCATAGTGACTGGTTTTCTCTGGACATCCGAACTGAGCGTGCCAGCGACTACCTGCCTTTGTTAG GAGACAAGGCGCTCACGCTGCTAACAGCTGAGAAGCAGCAGCTGTCTGTGCGGCTGTCGCGGCTCAGTGCGGCCGCAGCCAACGCCGGGCGCCGCGCCCGCAGCCAGGCTCAGCGGCTGCAGCGGGCGTCGGCGGCGCTGGCTGATATAGATGATATGCTCAACGCCACATAA
- the LOC128682505 gene encoding protein starmaker-like isoform X1 has product MCDVEEPPAKMPQIEMDPKNETNDDGQEEWLSEDMLTDDDNREVDQDKTDSNLETSQEEADETFLDEAMLSAEHSMDSQDTAQSSHADVTQEPETSQENTESKEPAESIEQTLNNLDNDSGDTAVKEQVEPGKSDGNDTDDLLRLLEDNEEKSKKKVLVKTKVKNDVNRGLKNSQSDDSGSSDDEFIFNGTAVQQLRMAKSALARKPATKAVPEEFDGEDNDTDCSTDDAAKTVHSMFAVKNTKSVVKKTTTSTHHAKRQPVTKVLKIGDTTIEPTTKKFTPKRLVKTSQPSKPIIKTIARVNHGPSIRSNGHFNKTPIKKTENKPPPAHDEIIKDEDFMEGDDFDLDDDFTNSDVDSDQQLRRPEQMDEDMPSDMDSQTDSDAMYDDVPSPECDDHSDWFSLDIRTERASDYLPLLGDKALTLLTAEKQQLSVRLSRLSAAAANAGRRARSQAQRLQRASAALADIDDMLNAT; this is encoded by the exons atgtgtgaCGTTGAGGAGCCTCCAGCGAAAATGCCCCAAATAGAg atggATCCCAAAAACGAAACCAATGATGATGGTCAGGAAGAGTGGCTGAGCGAGGACATGCTCACGGATGATGACAATCGTGAG GTGGATCAAGATAAAACAGACTCGAACCTGGAAACAAGCCAGGAGGAGGCAGACGAGACATTTCTGGACGAAGCAATGCTCAGCGCTGAGCATTCGATGGACAGTCAGGACACAGCGCAGTCAAGCCATGCTGATGTGACCCAAGAGCCAG AGACAAGCCAAGAGAACACAGAATCCAAAGAGCCAGCGGAAAGCATAGAGCAGACTTTGAACAATTTGGATAATGACAGCGGAGACACCGCTGTGAAGGAACAGGTAGAACCGGGGAAGTCTGATGGCAACGACACTGATGACCTACTG AGACTGCTAGAAGACAACGAGGAGAAATCGAAGAAGAAAGTTTTGGTTAAAACAAAGGTTAAAAATGACGTTAACCGGGGATTGAAGAATTCACAGAGTGACGACAGCGGTTCTAGTGATGACGAGTTcatatttaat GGTACCGCAGTGCAACAACTGAGAATGGCCAAGAGTGCGTTGGCTAGGAAACCGGCCACCAAAGCGGTGCCAGAGGAATTTGATGGAGAGGACAACGATACTGATTGT TCGACAGACGATGCAGCGAAGACGGTGCATTCGATGTTCGCGGTGAAGAATACGAAAAGTGTGGTAAAAAAAACCACGACCTCGACCCACCACGCCAAGAGGCAGCCCGTGACGAAAGTACTTAAAATTGGAGACACGACTATCG aaccTACGACAAAAAAGTTTACGCCCAAACGTTTGGTTAAAACCAGTCAGCCTTCAAAACCAATAATCAAAACTATAGCGCGAGTCAACCACGGGCCATCAATTAGGTCTAATGGCCATTTTAACAAAACCCCCATCAAGAAGACAGAG AACAAGCCACCTCCTGCACATGACGAGATCATCAAAGATGAGGACTTTATGGAAGGAGACGACTTCGATCTGGACGAT GACTTTACCAATTCCGATGTGGATTCGGACCAACAGCTGCGTAGACCGGAACAGATGGATGAAGACATGCCATCAGATATGGACAGTCAGACTGACAGCGATGCTATGTATGAT GATGTCCCATCTCCGGAGTGCGATGACCATAGTGACTGGTTTTCTCTGGACATCCGAACTGAGCGTGCCAGCGACTACCTGCCTTTGTTAG GAGACAAGGCGCTCACGCTGCTAACAGCTGAGAAGCAGCAGCTGTCTGTGCGGCTGTCGCGGCTCAGTGCGGCCGCAGCCAACGCCGGGCGCCGCGCCCGCAGCCAGGCTCAGCGGCTGCAGCGGGCGTCGGCGGCGCTGGCTGATATAGATGATATGCTCAACGCCACATAA